The DNA region AGAACGGCCTGACCCATCCGGACGAGGTGCTGCAGGTACCCGGCTCGATCAACATGGGTGGCGTCACCGTCGGGGACGCCTGGAAGCACGGCGTGATGCCCTACACCACCACCGGAGTGTTCGGAAAGTCCTCCAACGTGGGCACTTTGATGCTCGCCCAGCGCATCGGGCCGGAGCGCTACTTCGAGATGCTGCGCAAGTTCGGTCTCGGCCAGCGGACCAATGTCGGGCTGCCCGGCGAGAGCGCCGGGCTGGTGCCGCCGATGGAGCAGTGGTCCGGCAGCACCTTCTCCAACCTGCCCATCGGACAGGGCCTTTCGATGACGCTGCTGCAGATGACGGCGATGTTCCAGGCCATCGCCAACGACGGTCTGCGCGTCCCGCCGCGCGTCATCAAGGCCACCATCGCCCCGGACGGCACCCGGTCCGAGGAGCCGCGGCCCGAGGGGGTGCGGGTGGTGTCGCCGCAGACGGCGAAGACCGTGCGCAACATGTTCCGCGCCGTGGTGCAGCGCGACCCGATGGGATATCAGCAGGGGACCGCGCCGCAGGCCGCCATCGACGGCTATCAGGTCTCCGGAAAGACCGGCACCGCACAGAAGATCAACCCGGCCTGTGGTTGCTACTACAGCGACGTCTTCTGGATCACCTTTGCGGGCATGGCCACGGTGGACGATCCGCGCTACGTCATCGGCGTGATGATGGACGCGCCGCACCGAGCCTCTGACGGCTCGCCCGGATCCTCGGCGGCACCGCTGTTCCACAGCATCGCGTCCTGGCTGATGCAACGCCAGAACGTGCCGCTGTCGCCGGACCCCGGCCCGCCGCTGTTGCTGCAGGCGACGTAGGAGAATCGGCAACGCCCTCGGTAGGGTGTCAGGCTGATCTGGACACCGTCAGCGGTGTCGCGCGGGGACGGAGGTGACGGTGACGGTGGACTTGCGGCCCAGCGCTATCGCCGGTACCCCGCTGACGCGGTTGGCCGAGACCATCGGCGCCGGCCTGGCCGCCCCGTCGGCCGGGGCCGTCACCGTGACGGGGGTGACGCTGCGGGGCCAGGACGCCCGGCCCGGCGACCTCTTCGCGGCCCTGCCCGGATCGCGCGCGCACGGCGCCAAGTACGCCGCCGACGCGGTGGCCCGCGGTGCGGTGGCCGTGCTCACCGACCCGGCGGGCCTCGAGGCGCTGGCCGCCGAGCCGCCCGCACCGGTGTTGGTGCATCCCGACCCGCGATCCGTGCTCGGTCCGCTGGCCGCGCAGGTTTACGGGCGGCCGTCGGACCGGTTGGCGGTCATCGGCATCACCGGTACCTCGGGCAAGACCACCACGGCGTATCTGGTGGAGGCCGGCCTGCGCGCCGCCGACCGGCGCGCCGGTCTGATCGGCACGGTCGGGGTGCGGATCGACGGCACCGATGTGCCCAGCGCGCTGACCACTCCGGAGGCCCCCGCGGTGCAGGCGCTGTTGGCGCTCATGGCCGAGCGCGGCGTGGACACCGCCGTGATGGAGGTCTCCAGCCATGCGCTGTCGCTGGGCCGGGTCGACGGGGTGGACTTCGCGGTCGCGGGGTTCACCAACCTCTCGCGCGACCATCTGGACTTCCATCCCACGATGGCCGACTACTTCGAGGCCAAGGCCCGGCTGTTCGCGGGCGAATCGGGGCTGGCCGCGCGCCGGGCGGTCATCTGCATCGACGACGACGCGGGGCGGGCGATGGCGGCGCGCACCGACGACCCGGTGACGGTGAGCACCACCGGCCCCGCGGACTGGACCGTCACGGACATCCTGGTGCTCGGCGACGGCACCCAGGAGTTCACCGTCGTCGACCCGGCCGGCGTGCACCACCTGGTGGGGATCCGACTACCCGGCGCCTACAACATCGGGAACTGCCTGGTGGCGTTGGCGCTGCTCGATGCGGTCGGGGTGGCGCCGGAACAGGCCGCGCCCGGTTTGATCCGAGCCACCGTGCCCGGCCGGCTGGAACCGGTCGAGGCCGGTCAGGATTTTCTGGCACTGGTGGACTACGCCCACAAACCCGGCGCGCTGCGCGCGGTGCTGGAAACGTTGCGCGCCCAGCGCGGCGCGGGACGCGTCGCGGTGGTGTTCGGCGCCGGCGGCAACCGCGACGCGGGCAAACGCGCGCCGATGGGTCAGGTGGCCGCCGAACTCGCCGACCTGGTGGTGGTCACCGACGACAACCCCCGCGACGAGGATCCGGCGGTCATCCGCGCGGCGGTGCTGGCCGGCGCGCGGGCGGCAGGTGCAGCCGCCGAGATCGTCGAGGTGGGCGATCGCCGCGCGGCCATCGAGCACGCGGTGCGCTGGGCGCGCGCCGGTGATGTGGTGCTGATCGCGGGCAAGGGCCACGAGACCGGACAGACCGCGGCGGGGGTCACCGTGCCCTTCGATGACCGTGAACAGTTGGCGGCCGCGCTGGCGGCCCGACGGGAGCACCCATGATCGAGTTGTCGCTGGCCGAGATCGCCGAGATCGTCGGCGGTGAACTCGCCGACATCGATGCGGCCGCCGCGGCGCGGGTCGTGGTCACCGGCGCGGTCGAATTCGACTCGCGCGCAATCGGACCCGGCAGCCTGTTCCTGGCGTTGCCCGGGGCGCGCAGCGACGGACACGACTTCGCGGCCGCCGCGGTGGCCGCGGGCGCGGTCGCGGTGCTGGCGGCCCGGCCGGTGGGGGTGCCGGCGATCGTCGCGGCGCCCGTCGGGGCCGGTGATCGCAGCGCCGGCGTGCTGGAACACGACCGCGACGGCTCCGGTGCGGCCGTGTTGGCCGCGCTGGCCGCGTTGGCGGCCGAGGTGGCCCGGCGGCTGACCGCCGACGGGCTGACCATCGTCGGGGTGACCGGCTCCGCGGGCAAGACCTCCACCAAAGACCTTCTGGCCGCAGTGCTTTCGCCGCTGGGGGAGGTGGTCGCGCCGCCCGGCTCGTTCAACAACGAACTCGGCCACCCGTGGACCGTGCTGCGAGCGACACCGGCCACCGACTATCTGATTTTGGAGATGTCGGCGCGCCACCCCGGCAACATCGCGGCGCTGGCCGAGATTGCGCCGCCGCGCATCGCGGTCGTCCTGAACGTCGGCACCGCGCACCTCGGCGAGTTCGGCTCGCAAGAGGTGATTGCCGCTACTAAATCCGAACTGCCGCAAGCTATTCCGGAGACCGGCGTGGTGGTGCTCAACGCCGATGACTCGGCGGTCGCCGCGATGGCCGAGGTCACCGCGGCCCGGGTGGTCCGGGTCAGCCGGTCGGCGCCCGCCGACGTCTGGGCCGACCAGCCGACCCTGGACCCGATGGCCCGGCCCCGCTTCACGCTGCACTGGGACGACCGGTCCGTCGACGTGCAGTTGGCGGTGCACGGCGACCACCAGGTGTCCAACGCGCTGTGCGCGGCCGCCGTCGCGCTCGAATGCGGCGCCACCGGCGAGCAGGTCGCGGCGTCGCTGGCCGCGGCGGGACCGGCGTCCCCGCACCGGATGGCGGTGGCCGACCGGCCCGACGGTGTCACCGTCATCAACGACGCCTACAACGCCAACCCCGACTCGATGCGCGCGGGCCTGCAGGCCCTGGCCTGGATCGCCCGGGCCGGCGGCGCGAAGCGGCGCAGTTTCGCCGTGCTGGGCGAGATGGCCGAACTCGGCGAGGACGCGATTACCGAGCACGACCGCATCGGCCGACTCGCGGTGCGCTTAGATGTCTCTCGACTTGTCGTAGTGGGAACCGGGAGGGCTATGGGCGCCATGCATCAGGGTGCGGTCATGGAGGGATCGTGGGGCGCCGAGGCGACCCGCGTCGACGACACCAGGGCGGCCCTGGCGTTGCTGCGGGCCGAACTGGAACCCGGCGACGTGGTGCTGGTCAAGGCCTCGAACTCGGCCGGCCTGGCCGTGCTGGCCCAGACCCTGCTCGAGGACGCCGGATGAGGCTCATCCTGATCGCCGTCGGCATCTCGCTGGCGGTGTCGATTCTGCTGACGCCCGCGCTGATCCGGCTGTTCACCAAGCAGGGCTTCGGCCACGAGATCCGCGAGGACGGCCCGCCGAGCCACCAGACCAAGCGCGGCACCCCGTCGATGGGCGGGGTGGCGATTTTGGCCGGCATCTGGGCCGGCTACCTGGGCACCCACCTGGTCGGTGTGGCGCTGCACGGCGAGGGTCCGACGGCCTCGGGGCTGTTGGTGCTGGGCCTGGCCACGGCGCTGGGCCTGGTCGGATTCCTCGACGACCTGATCAAGATCCGCCGGTCGCGCAACCTGGGCCTGAACAAGACCACCAAGACCATCGGACAGGTCTCGGCCGCGGTGCTGTTCGGCGTGCTGGTGCTGCAGTTCCGCAACGCCGACGGCCTGACCCCGGCCAGTACGCAGCTGTCCTACGTCCGCGAGATCGCCACCGTCGCGCTGCCGACGCTGCTGTTCCTGTTGTTCGTGGTGCTGGTGGTCTCGGCCTGGTCGAACGCGGTGAACTTCACCGACGGCCTCGACGGGTTGGCCGCCGGCAGCATGGGCATGGTGAGCGCGGCCTATGTGCTGATCACCTTCTGGCAGTACCGCAACGCGTGTGCCACCTCGCCCGGGCTGGGCTGCTACAACGTCCGCGACCCGTTGGACCTGGCGTTGATCGCGGCCGCCACCGCGGGTGCCTGCATCGGCTTCCTGTGGTGGAACGCGGCCCCGGCCAAGATCTTCATGGGCGACACCGGTTCGCTGGCGCTCGGCGGCATCATCGCCGGGCTCTCGGTCACCAGCCACACCGAGGTGTTGGCCGTGGTGCTCGGTGCGCTGTTCGTCGCCGAGATCGTCTCGGTCGTCGTGCAGATCCTGGCGTTCCGCACCACCGGCCGGCGCGTCTTCCGGATGGCGCCGTTCCACCATCACTTCGAGCTGGTCGGTTGGGCCGAGACCACGGTGATCATCCGGTTCTGGTTGCTCACCGCGATCGCCTGCGGGTTGGGCGTCGCGTTGTTCTATGGCGAGTGGCTGACCGCGATCGGTGCCTGACGTGCTGGGCCCGTTGGTGTCGGGGGAGCGGGTGCTGGTCGTGGGGGCCGGTGTCACGGGCCGGGCCGCGCTGGCCGCGCTGCGCCGGCTGGACGCCCGCGCGGACCTCACCGACGACCGCCCTGCCGCGCTCGCGCCGTATGCCGCCGACGGCGTCGCGGTGATCGACCCCGGCGCCGCCGCGGCGCAGATCGCCGACTACGCGCTGCTGGTGATCAGCCCCGGTGTGCCGCCCAACGCTCCGGTGCCGGTCGCGGCAGCGGCGGCCGGGGTACCGGTGTGGGGCGACATGGAGCTGGCCTGGCGGCTGGATCAGTCCGGCCACTACGGGCCGCCGCGGCGCTGGCTGGTGGTCACCGGCACCAACGGCAAGACCACCACCACCTCGATGCTGCAGGCGATGCTGACCGCCGGCGGGCAGACCAGCCTGCTGTGCGGAAACATCGGCGACCCGGTGCTCGACGTGCTCGCGCAGCCGTCGCAGCTGCTGGCGGTCGAGGCATCGAGCTTCCAGCTGTTCTGGTCGGAGTCGGTGCGGCCGGCGGCCGGGGTGGTGCTCAACGTCGCCGAGGACCATCTGGACTGGCACGGTTCCCCGGCGCATTACGCCGCGGCCAAGGCCAAGGTGTTGACCGGCCGGGTGGCCGTCGTCGGGCTCGACGACCCGTGGGCGGCGAGCCTGCTGGGCCCCGCGCCCGCCCCGGTGAAGGTCGGGTTCCGGCTCGGTGCGCCGGGACCGGGTGAGCTCGGTGTCGTCGACGGCATGCTGGTCGACCGGGCGTTCGCCGACGGGATCGCGCTGGCGCCGCTGGATTCGATCCCGGTGGCCGGGCCCGTCGGCGTGCTCGACGCGTTGGCCGCGGCCGCCCTGGCCCGCTCGGTGGGCACCCCCGCCGCGGCGATCGCCGCCGCGCTCGCCTCGTTCACGGTGGGCCGGCATCGTGCCGAATTGGTGGCGGTGCGGGACGGGGTCAGCTATGTCGACGATTCCAAGGCCACCAATCCGCACGCCGCCGAGGCATCGATCCGGGCCTATCCGAAGGTGGTGTGGATCGCCGGGGGTTTGCTCAAGGGGGCGTCGGTGGACGCGCTGGTCACCGCCGTCGCCGACCGCCTGAGCGGGGCCGTGCTGATCGGCCGGGACCGCGCCGCGGTTGCCGAGGCGTTATCACGACACGCACCCGATGTACCCGTCGTTCAGGTTGTGACGGGGGAGGATGTTGGGGTGCCTGGGACAAATGAGTCTTCTGTGACTCGTGTGATTGACGCCGGGTCGCCCGGCGCAGCGGTGATGACCGAGGCGGTGACGGCCGCACGGGCGCTGGCCCGCCCCGGCGACACGGTGCTGCTGGCGCCCGCCGGCGCCTCGTTCGACCAGTTCAGCGGCTATTCCGATCGTGGCGATCGGTTTGCCGCGGCGGTTCGCGCGCTGACCGACGCCGGACAGTAGGCCCGCGCGATGGCGGCCAATGTGATGAGCCGATGGTGGGGCCGGGTACGTCCCGGGCGCGAGGACACCCCCGCCAAGACCTCGACCGTGGCGACGGCTCCGGTGCCGCGCACTCGGTTCGGGGCGTGGCTGAGCAAGCCGATGACGTCGTTCCACCTGATCGTGGCCATCGCCGCGCTGCTGGTCACGCTCGGCCTGGTCATGGTGCTGTCGGCCTCGGGCGTGCACTCCTACGACGCCGACGGTTCCCCCTGGTCGATCTTTGCCAAGCAGGTGCTGTGGACCGTCATCGGGCTGGTCGCGTTCTACATCGCGCTGCGGATGCCGGTCGCGCTGATGCGCCGGCTGGCCTTCCCGGGCTTCGCCTTCTCGATGGTGTTGCTGGTGCTGGTGCTCATCCCCGGTGTCGGCACCCTGTCCAACGGTTCACGCAGCTGGTTCGTGGTCTCGGGGTTCTCGATGCAGCCCTCGGAGCTCACCAAGATCGCCTTCGCGATCTGGGGTGCGCACCTGCTGGCATCGCGACGGCTGGAACGCGCCTCGCTGCGGGAGATGCTGATCCCGCTGATCCCGGCGGTAATGATCGCGTTGGCGCTGATCCTGCTCCAGCCCGACCTCGGCCAGACGGTGTCGCTGGGCATCATCCTGCTGGCGCTGCTGTGGTATGCGGGCCTGCCGTTGAAGGTGTTCCTCACCTCGACGCTGGCGGTCTTGTCCGCCGGGGCGGTTCTGGCGGTTTCGGCGGGCTACCGCAGCGCGCGCGTGCAGTCCTGGCTCGACCCGTCCGCCGATGCCCAGGGCTCCGGCTATCAGGCCCGGCAGGCGAAATTCGCGCTGGCCAACGGCGGCATCTTCGGCGACGGACTGGGCCAGGGTAGCGCCAAGTACAACTACCTGCCCAACGCGCACAACGACTTCATCTTCGCGATCATCGGCGAGGAACTCGGGTTCGTCGGGGCGATGGGGCTGCTGGGCCTGTTCGCGCTGTTCGCCTACACCGGCATGCGGATCGCGCGCCGCTCGGTCGATCCGTTCCTGCGGCTGCTCACCGCGACCACCACGCTGTGGATCCTGGGCCAGGTCTTCATCAACGTCGGGTACGTCGTCGGACTACTGCCCGTCACCGGTCTGCAGCTGCCGCTGATCTCCGCCGGCGGAACATCGACGGCAACAACGCTTTTCATCATCGGCGTGATGGCCAACGCCGCCCGGCACGAGCCCGATGCGGTGGCCGCACTGCGGGCCGGCCGCGACGACCGGATGAACCGGCTGCTGCGGTTGCCGCCGCCCGAACCCTATGTGCCGAGCCGGGTGGAGGCGCTGCGCGACCGGTTGCGCACCCAGAAGCCGGCCAGGAAGGCACCCCCGAAACCCGTCAAGAAGGGCGCGGCCAAGGGTAAGCAGAGCGCCCCGGCGCCGGCCCGGCGGCCCGCCAAGGCGCGGGCGGATGATCGCGGCGCGCGCAGGTCGGTGCATCATGGAGACGGTCAACGCCGCGCGAGGTCCACCCCGCAGGCGCGAAAGCAATCGGCTGCTGCGGGCGCGGGTACTCCCAAGCCCCGCCGGGCCAGAGCAACGGAAGGTCAGCGTTACGGGTGAAAGACTCGATCTCGGTAGTCCTGGCCGGCGGCGGGACCGCGGGTCATGTCGAACCCGCGATGGCGGTCGCCGATGCGCTGCGGGCCCTGGACGCCGAGGTGCGTATCACCGCGCTGGGCACCGCGCGTGGTCTGGAGACCCGACTGGTGCCCGAGCGTGGCTACGACCTCGAACTGATCACGCCGGTGCCGCTGCCGCGTAAACCCAACGCCGATCTGATTCGGTTGCCGCTGCGGGTTCGACGCGCCGTCCGCGAGACCCGCGCCGTGCTCGACGCGGTGCACGCCGACGTCATCATCGGATTCGGCGGCTACGTCGCGCTGCCGGCCTATCTGGCCGCGCGCGGGGGACTCACCGGCCGGCGCCGGGTGCCGGTGGTGATCCACGAGGCCAACGCCAGCGCCGGTATCGCCAACAAGGTGGGCGCGCGCACCGCGGCCCGGGTGTTGGCGGCGGTGGACGGATCGGGCCTCAACGGCGCGGAGGTGGTCGGGGTGCCGGTGCGCTCGACGATCACCGGCCTGGACCGGGCGGCGTTGCGCGCGCAGGCGCGGGCCCACTTCGGCTTCGCCCCGGACGCGCGGGTGCTGCTGGTCTTCGGTGGTTCCCAGGGCGCGGCGTCGATCAACCGGGCGGTGTCCGCGGCCGCGGCTGCGTTGGCCCGCAACAATATTGCCGTGCTCCACGCGCACGGCCCGAAGAATGTGCTGGACCTGCGCACGCCCGCGGCCACCGACGCCCCCTATGTCGCGGTGCCGTACCTGGACCGGATGGATCTGGCCTATGCCGCAGCCGACCTCGCGATCTGCCGGTCCGGGGCGATGACCGTCGCCGAGGTCTCGGCGGTCGGGCTGCCCGCGGTGTATGTGCCGCTGCCGATCGGCAACGGCGAACAGCGCCTCAACGCGCTGCCGGTCGTCAACGCCGGCGGCGGGGTGCTGGTCGCCGACGACGAGCTGACCCCGGAGTTCGTGGCCGACACCGTCGCGGGGCTGCTCACCGACGACGCGCGGCTGACGGCGATGACCGCGGCCGCGGCCGCGGTGGGCCATCGGGACGCGGCGACCCGGGTCGCCACGGTTGCGCTGGAAACCGCACGCTCGGCCCGGCCGCGGGTGCACCGATGACCGCGCAGCTGCCCGAGGAGCTGCGCCGGGTCCACATGGTCGGCATCGGTGGCGCCGGGATGTCCGGCATCGCCCGGATTCTGCTGGACCGCGGCGCGCTCGTATCCGGTTCGGACGCAAAGGAATCCCGTGGCGTGATCGCGTTGCGGGCGCGCGGCGCACTGATCGACATCGGACACGATGCGGGCGCCCTCGACCTGTTGCCCGGCGGCCCGACGGCGGTCATCAGCACCCACGCGGCGATCCCGAAGACCAACCCCGAGTTGGTCGAGGCGCGGCGACGCGGAATCCCAGTGGTGATGCGCCCCACCGTGCTGGCCAGGCTGATGGACGGCCACACCACCGTGCTGGTGTCCGGTACCCACGGCAAGACCACCACCACCTCGATGCTGATCGTCGCGCTGCAGCACGCCGGCATGGACCCGTCGTTCGCGGTCGGTGGCGACCTCGGTGAAGCGGGCACCAACGCCCACCACGGCAGCGGCGATTGCTTCGTGGCCGAGGCCGACGAGAGCGACGGTTCGCTGCTGGAGTACACCCCCGATGTCGCGGTGGTCACCAACATCGAGGCCGACCACCTCGACTTCTTCGGCAGCCCCGAGGCCTACACCGCGGTGTTCGACGAATTCGTGGACCGACTGACCCCCGGGGGCGTGCTGGTCGTGTGCGTCGACGACCCCGGCGCCGCCGCGTTGGCCGACCGGATGGCCGCTCGGGGGGTGCGGGTGCTGGCCTACGGCAGCCCCGGCGGGCGCGAATTGGCCGGCGCGCTGCTGTCCTGGCAGCAGCAGGGGACCGGCGCGGTGGCCGAGATCCAGTTGGCCGGGGAATCGCATCCGCGCGCGATGCGGCTGTCGGTGCCGGGTCGGCACATGGCCCTCAACGCGTTGGCGGCGCTGCTGGCCGCGATCGAGGCCGGCGCGCCCACCGAATTGGTCCTCGACGGGCTGGCGGGTTTCGAAGGGGTGCGGCGGCGCTTCGAATTGGTGGGCGCCGCCAACGGTATTCGGGTCTTCGATGACTACGCCCATCACCCGACCGAGGTGCGCGCGGTGCTGTCAGCCCTGCGCACGGTCGCCGAGCACAGCGGGGGCGGTCGGACACTGGTGGTGTTCCAGCCGCACTTGTATTCGCGTACAAAGACTTTCGCCACCGAGTTCGCCGACGCGCTGAGCGCCGCCGACCAGGTGTTCGTACTTGATGTGTATGCCGCCCGGGAGCAGCCGATCGTGGGGATCAGCGGTGCGACCATCGCCGGGCAGGTCAGCGCCGCGGTGCGGTATCTGCCCGATCTGTCGACGGTGGCGCCCACCGTGGCCGAGGTGGCCCGGCCCGGCGACGTCATCGTCACCATGGGCGCAGGCGATGTGACGATGCTGGGCCCGGAGATCCTGATCCAGTTGCAGGTGCGGGCCAATCGCGGCGCACCGGGCGGGACCGGAGCCTCCTGGTGAGCGGGCCCACCGAGCCGACGCCACCGGCCGAGGAGGCGGAACCGATCCTCGAGCGCGACGCCCAGCTGGACACCGGACCCGTCGCGCAACCGGCCGCCGAGGCGGCTGCCGAACCGCCAACCGCACCGGAGAGTGCCGAGGGCCAAACCGACTCGGAGGAAATCGATTTCGAGGGTCCGCGGCGGCGGGCCCGCCGGGAGCGCGAAGAGCGCCGGGCGGCCCAGCAACGCGCCCGCGCGATCGAGGACGCCCGCCGCGAGGCCAAACGCCGGGCCAGCGGACTCGTCCCGCCGGGGGCGCCCACCCCGCGCGGCAGGGTGCGCGGCCTGCGCGCGGCCCTGCTGACCACGCTGGTCGTCATCCTCGGGGTCGGCGTGGGGCTGATCCTGTACTTCACCCCGGTGATGTCGGTGCGCGACGTGCTGGTCGTGGGCACCGCCGAGGTGCCGGTCGAGGAGGTGACCGAGGTCGCGCAGGTCGCGTTGGGCACCCCGCTGCTGCAGGTCAACACCGGTGCGGTGGCCGACCGGGTGGCGGAGATCCGCCGGGTCGCCAGCGCCCGGGTGCAGCGCGAATATCCCTCGACGCTGCGCATCACGATTGCCGAGCGGGTGCCGGTCGCGGTGATGGACTTCCCGGACGGTCCGCACCTGTTCGACCGCGACGGCGTCGATTTCGCCACCGCGCCGCCGCCGCCGTCGCTGCCGTATCTGGAGGTCGCGACCCCGGGGCCGGCCGATCCGCCGACCCAGGCCGCGCTCGCGGTGTTGACCTCGCTGCGTCCGGAGGTCGTCGAGCAGGTGGGTCGGGTGGCCGCCCCGTCGGTGGCCTCGATCACCCTGACCCTGGTCGACGGCCGGGAAGTGGTGTGGGGCACGCACGGCCGTACCGAGGAGAAGGCCGAGAAGCTGGCGGCGTTGCTGACCCAGCCCGGACACACCTATGACGTGTCGAGTCCGGACCTTCCCACGGTCAAGTGAGACCGAAATTGCCTCCCGACACGTCGGCGCGCCTGCCGGACTAGCTGCCGCGACACCCATACCGTCT from Mycolicibacterium sp. MU0053 includes:
- the murD gene encoding UDP-N-acetylmuramoyl-L-alanine--D-glutamate ligase — protein: MLGPLVSGERVLVVGAGVTGRAALAALRRLDARADLTDDRPAALAPYAADGVAVIDPGAAAAQIADYALLVISPGVPPNAPVPVAAAAAGVPVWGDMELAWRLDQSGHYGPPRRWLVVTGTNGKTTTTSMLQAMLTAGGQTSLLCGNIGDPVLDVLAQPSQLLAVEASSFQLFWSESVRPAAGVVLNVAEDHLDWHGSPAHYAAAKAKVLTGRVAVVGLDDPWAASLLGPAPAPVKVGFRLGAPGPGELGVVDGMLVDRAFADGIALAPLDSIPVAGPVGVLDALAAAALARSVGTPAAAIAAALASFTVGRHRAELVAVRDGVSYVDDSKATNPHAAEASIRAYPKVVWIAGGLLKGASVDALVTAVADRLSGAVLIGRDRAAVAEALSRHAPDVPVVQVVTGEDVGVPGTNESSVTRVIDAGSPGAAVMTEAVTAARALARPGDTVLLAPAGASFDQFSGYSDRGDRFAAAVRALTDAGQ
- a CDS encoding cell division protein FtsQ/DivIB is translated as MVSGPTEPTPPAEEAEPILERDAQLDTGPVAQPAAEAAAEPPTAPESAEGQTDSEEIDFEGPRRRARREREERRAAQQRARAIEDARREAKRRASGLVPPGAPTPRGRVRGLRAALLTTLVVILGVGVGLILYFTPVMSVRDVLVVGTAEVPVEEVTEVAQVALGTPLLQVNTGAVADRVAEIRRVASARVQREYPSTLRITIAERVPVAVMDFPDGPHLFDRDGVDFATAPPPPSLPYLEVATPGPADPPTQAALAVLTSLRPEVVEQVGRVAAPSVASITLTLVDGREVVWGTHGRTEEKAEKLAALLTQPGHTYDVSSPDLPTVK
- the murC gene encoding UDP-N-acetylmuramate--L-alanine ligase; this translates as MTAQLPEELRRVHMVGIGGAGMSGIARILLDRGALVSGSDAKESRGVIALRARGALIDIGHDAGALDLLPGGPTAVISTHAAIPKTNPELVEARRRGIPVVMRPTVLARLMDGHTTVLVSGTHGKTTTTSMLIVALQHAGMDPSFAVGGDLGEAGTNAHHGSGDCFVAEADESDGSLLEYTPDVAVVTNIEADHLDFFGSPEAYTAVFDEFVDRLTPGGVLVVCVDDPGAAALADRMAARGVRVLAYGSPGGRELAGALLSWQQQGTGAVAEIQLAGESHPRAMRLSVPGRHMALNALAALLAAIEAGAPTELVLDGLAGFEGVRRRFELVGAANGIRVFDDYAHHPTEVRAVLSALRTVAEHSGGGRTLVVFQPHLYSRTKTFATEFADALSAADQVFVLDVYAAREQPIVGISGATIAGQVSAAVRYLPDLSTVAPTVAEVARPGDVIVTMGAGDVTMLGPEILIQLQVRANRGAPGGTGASW
- a CDS encoding UDP-N-acetylmuramoyl-tripeptide--D-alanyl-D-alanine ligase encodes the protein MIELSLAEIAEIVGGELADIDAAAAARVVVTGAVEFDSRAIGPGSLFLALPGARSDGHDFAAAAVAAGAVAVLAARPVGVPAIVAAPVGAGDRSAGVLEHDRDGSGAAVLAALAALAAEVARRLTADGLTIVGVTGSAGKTSTKDLLAAVLSPLGEVVAPPGSFNNELGHPWTVLRATPATDYLILEMSARHPGNIAALAEIAPPRIAVVLNVGTAHLGEFGSQEVIAATKSELPQAIPETGVVVLNADDSAVAAMAEVTAARVVRVSRSAPADVWADQPTLDPMARPRFTLHWDDRSVDVQLAVHGDHQVSNALCAAAVALECGATGEQVAASLAAAGPASPHRMAVADRPDGVTVINDAYNANPDSMRAGLQALAWIARAGGAKRRSFAVLGEMAELGEDAITEHDRIGRLAVRLDVSRLVVVGTGRAMGAMHQGAVMEGSWGAEATRVDDTRAALALLRAELEPGDVVLVKASNSAGLAVLAQTLLEDAG
- the murG gene encoding undecaprenyldiphospho-muramoylpentapeptide beta-N-acetylglucosaminyltransferase encodes the protein MKDSISVVLAGGGTAGHVEPAMAVADALRALDAEVRITALGTARGLETRLVPERGYDLELITPVPLPRKPNADLIRLPLRVRRAVRETRAVLDAVHADVIIGFGGYVALPAYLAARGGLTGRRRVPVVIHEANASAGIANKVGARTAARVLAAVDGSGLNGAEVVGVPVRSTITGLDRAALRAQARAHFGFAPDARVLLVFGGSQGAASINRAVSAAAAALARNNIAVLHAHGPKNVLDLRTPAATDAPYVAVPYLDRMDLAYAAADLAICRSGAMTVAEVSAVGLPAVYVPLPIGNGEQRLNALPVVNAGGGVLVADDELTPEFVADTVAGLLTDDARLTAMTAAAAAVGHRDAATRVATVALETARSARPRVHR
- the ftsW gene encoding putative lipid II flippase FtsW; this encodes MSRWWGRVRPGREDTPAKTSTVATAPVPRTRFGAWLSKPMTSFHLIVAIAALLVTLGLVMVLSASGVHSYDADGSPWSIFAKQVLWTVIGLVAFYIALRMPVALMRRLAFPGFAFSMVLLVLVLIPGVGTLSNGSRSWFVVSGFSMQPSELTKIAFAIWGAHLLASRRLERASLREMLIPLIPAVMIALALILLQPDLGQTVSLGIILLALLWYAGLPLKVFLTSTLAVLSAGAVLAVSAGYRSARVQSWLDPSADAQGSGYQARQAKFALANGGIFGDGLGQGSAKYNYLPNAHNDFIFAIIGEELGFVGAMGLLGLFALFAYTGMRIARRSVDPFLRLLTATTTLWILGQVFINVGYVVGLLPVTGLQLPLISAGGTSTATTLFIIGVMANAARHEPDAVAALRAGRDDRMNRLLRLPPPEPYVPSRVEALRDRLRTQKPARKAPPKPVKKGAAKGKQSAPAPARRPAKARADDRGARRSVHHGDGQRRARSTPQARKQSAAAGAGTPKPRRARATEGQRYG
- the mraY gene encoding phospho-N-acetylmuramoyl-pentapeptide-transferase is translated as MRLILIAVGISLAVSILLTPALIRLFTKQGFGHEIREDGPPSHQTKRGTPSMGGVAILAGIWAGYLGTHLVGVALHGEGPTASGLLVLGLATALGLVGFLDDLIKIRRSRNLGLNKTTKTIGQVSAAVLFGVLVLQFRNADGLTPASTQLSYVREIATVALPTLLFLLFVVLVVSAWSNAVNFTDGLDGLAAGSMGMVSAAYVLITFWQYRNACATSPGLGCYNVRDPLDLALIAAATAGACIGFLWWNAAPAKIFMGDTGSLALGGIIAGLSVTSHTEVLAVVLGALFVAEIVSVVVQILAFRTTGRRVFRMAPFHHHFELVGWAETTVIIRFWLLTAIACGLGVALFYGEWLTAIGA
- a CDS encoding UDP-N-acetylmuramoyl-L-alanyl-D-glutamate--2,6-diaminopimelate ligase, producing MTVDLRPSAIAGTPLTRLAETIGAGLAAPSAGAVTVTGVTLRGQDARPGDLFAALPGSRAHGAKYAADAVARGAVAVLTDPAGLEALAAEPPAPVLVHPDPRSVLGPLAAQVYGRPSDRLAVIGITGTSGKTTTAYLVEAGLRAADRRAGLIGTVGVRIDGTDVPSALTTPEAPAVQALLALMAERGVDTAVMEVSSHALSLGRVDGVDFAVAGFTNLSRDHLDFHPTMADYFEAKARLFAGESGLAARRAVICIDDDAGRAMAARTDDPVTVSTTGPADWTVTDILVLGDGTQEFTVVDPAGVHHLVGIRLPGAYNIGNCLVALALLDAVGVAPEQAAPGLIRATVPGRLEPVEAGQDFLALVDYAHKPGALRAVLETLRAQRGAGRVAVVFGAGGNRDAGKRAPMGQVAAELADLVVVTDDNPRDEDPAVIRAAVLAGARAAGAAAEIVEVGDRRAAIEHAVRWARAGDVVLIAGKGHETGQTAAGVTVPFDDREQLAAALAARREHP